The following coding sequences lie in one Porphyromonas asaccharolytica DSM 20707 genomic window:
- a CDS encoding M3 family metallopeptidase: MTATTPQATALLSKLFTAPETPYGSFPFDQFFDISSSTAIEQTMKTFRTAMQEAITLHRAEIDAITAQSEPATFDNTIRRFEESGEALEAVTAAFYNLLSAYSCPEMMQLSETFSDWLSKLSTDTLLNEALFARIRSVYDQRKELHLDEIDLRLLTESYEGFADNGALLVGAERERFREINEQLSQLTTRFAQNKLCDEESWTLFVPADESDRLRGLPQQILDDAQEKARTASEAHGEGYLFDLSAPHVGAIMKHCADRELRYKMYLGRGSVGNRDNEQNNRQIVRQIATLRGELARLLGHPNYATYRLKHRMCNTPEQVEQLLDDLTKYYRQTALDELDELDHEAGFELESWDLSYYMERHSEQTFGVKEEELRPYFPLSQVLSGVFAIATRLYGITFAPAEDVAVYHPDVRPYQVLDSDGAHLGLLYLDFFPRKGKRSGAWMNNLREWTPTQRPHILLVMNFTPPTAGKEAMLTLSEVHTLLHEFGHSLHGLLTQTRYSSMSGTNVERDFVELPSQFMENYLLQPDVVTELLSKHYQTGEPLPAKLLNKAIQATQYPVGYSTIRQVIFGKLDMAYHTLAEGESLPDDLYTYERETLRGTTLRDKERDPEHPKHIIATAFSHIFAGGYAAGYYGYKWSEMLATDAFERFSEEGIFSPTVATDFRHQILERGDELDPMELYVRFRGRKPTLAAMLKRDGITPQEEVPAN, from the coding sequence ATGACCGCAACCACGCCTCAGGCGACAGCACTGCTAAGCAAACTCTTCACCGCTCCCGAGACACCCTACGGGAGCTTCCCCTTTGATCAGTTTTTCGACATCTCCTCCTCCACCGCCATAGAGCAGACGATGAAGACCTTTCGCACGGCTATGCAGGAGGCGATCACGTTACATCGTGCGGAGATTGATGCGATCACGGCACAGAGCGAGCCGGCAACCTTTGACAATACGATCCGCCGCTTCGAGGAGAGTGGAGAGGCACTAGAGGCGGTCACGGCAGCATTCTACAATCTGCTCTCTGCCTACTCTTGTCCCGAGATGATGCAGCTCTCGGAGACTTTTTCCGACTGGCTTAGCAAGCTGTCAACAGATACGCTCCTCAACGAAGCGCTCTTCGCCCGCATTCGCTCCGTCTATGACCAGCGCAAGGAGCTACACCTAGACGAGATAGACCTGCGTCTTCTGACCGAGAGCTACGAGGGCTTTGCGGACAATGGCGCTCTGCTCGTGGGTGCCGAGCGGGAGCGATTTAGAGAGATCAATGAGCAGCTCAGTCAGTTGACCACACGCTTTGCGCAAAACAAACTTTGCGACGAGGAGTCCTGGACACTCTTCGTGCCTGCTGACGAAAGCGACCGACTACGTGGCTTGCCCCAGCAGATCCTAGACGATGCCCAGGAGAAGGCACGCACCGCCTCCGAAGCGCATGGCGAGGGCTACCTCTTTGATCTGTCGGCTCCGCATGTGGGTGCCATCATGAAGCATTGTGCCGACAGAGAGCTGCGCTACAAGATGTACCTAGGACGGGGCAGCGTGGGCAATCGAGACAACGAACAGAACAACCGGCAGATCGTTCGCCAGATAGCTACACTTCGTGGCGAGCTGGCACGACTACTAGGACACCCCAACTACGCGACCTACCGCCTCAAGCATCGTATGTGCAACACTCCTGAGCAGGTGGAGCAACTCCTCGACGACCTGACGAAGTATTACCGACAGACTGCGCTCGATGAACTAGACGAGCTGGACCATGAGGCGGGCTTCGAGCTAGAGTCGTGGGACCTATCTTATTATATGGAGCGGCACAGCGAGCAGACCTTTGGGGTCAAGGAAGAGGAGCTACGTCCCTACTTCCCGCTCTCGCAGGTCCTCTCGGGCGTCTTTGCCATTGCCACACGGCTCTACGGCATCACCTTCGCACCCGCCGAGGATGTCGCCGTTTACCATCCCGACGTGCGTCCCTATCAAGTGCTAGACAGTGACGGAGCGCATCTCGGACTACTCTACCTAGACTTCTTCCCCCGCAAGGGCAAGCGCAGCGGTGCCTGGATGAATAACTTACGGGAGTGGACGCCCACGCAGCGCCCGCATATCCTCCTCGTGATGAACTTCACCCCGCCGACGGCTGGCAAGGAGGCTATGCTCACCCTCTCGGAGGTGCATACGCTCCTCCACGAGTTCGGTCACTCGCTCCACGGCTTGCTCACACAGACGCGCTACAGCTCCATGTCGGGGACCAATGTGGAGCGTGACTTTGTGGAGCTACCGAGCCAGTTTATGGAAAACTATCTCCTCCAGCCCGACGTGGTCACCGAGCTGCTCTCTAAGCACTACCAAACGGGCGAACCGCTCCCCGCTAAGCTCCTCAACAAAGCAATCCAGGCGACTCAATACCCCGTTGGTTACAGCACCATCAGACAGGTGATCTTTGGCAAGCTTGATATGGCTTACCACACTTTAGCCGAGGGCGAGAGCCTACCCGATGACCTCTACACCTACGAGCGTGAGACCCTACGAGGCACCACCCTGCGAGACAAGGAGCGAGACCCAGAACATCCGAAGCATATCATCGCTACCGCCTTCAGTCACATCTTCGCAGGAGGCTATGCCGCTGGCTACTACGGATACAAGTGGAGCGAGATGCTCGCCACAGACGCTTTCGAGCGATTTAGCGAGGAGGGTATCTTCTCTCCTACAGTCGCTACCGACTTCCGGCATCAGATTTTGGAGCGGGGTGATGAGCTAGACCCGATGGAGCTTTATGTACGCTTCCGAGGGCGCAAGCCTACGCTCGCCGCAATGCTCAAGCGTGATGGCATTACGCCGCAAGAGGAGGTCCCTGCTAACTAA
- the ahpF gene encoding alkyl hydroperoxide reductase subunit F: MRLDQDTLQQLQSIFASLKHRYTLRAKAPEGDHYGELEQLLGDFASTSPQISLEMSVGDKLSVEILCDDQPTGITFRAIPSGHEFSSLILAIYNADGQGKNLPDVAICDKIRSLRKPIHLRSYISLSCTNCPDVVQSLNLITLIAGEGVTHEMVDGALYTEEAKELSISAVPTVYLGDQVLHIGKSSLGELLGKLAEAVGVEPSSVTAERKEYDQIVIGGGPAGAAAALYSARKGLHVALVADRMGGQVNETTAIENVPSVLHTTGTQLAEDLRQHVLHYQVEILEQRHVEQIKLVDTQKEVVTSLGETLVAPQVIIATGASWRKLGVPGEAEHIGRGVAFCPHCDGPFFKGQDIAVVGGGNSGIEAAIDLAGICKHVTVLEFMESLKADTVLQEQLAKLPNVTVHTNVATEEVIGDGSKVSALRIAPRDGSAPFELAVAGVFVQIGLKANTDVFDGLVERNRMGEIIIDDHCRSSVAGIYAAGDCASIPYKQVVIAMGEGAKAALSAFDDRIRTKG; the protein is encoded by the coding sequence ATGAGACTAGACCAAGATACCTTACAGCAACTGCAAAGCATCTTTGCCTCGCTAAAGCATCGATACACACTTAGAGCGAAGGCTCCCGAGGGTGACCACTACGGGGAGCTAGAGCAGCTCCTCGGCGACTTCGCCTCGACCTCTCCGCAAATATCGCTAGAGATGAGCGTGGGCGACAAGCTGAGCGTGGAGATACTGTGTGACGACCAGCCCACGGGGATAACCTTTAGAGCAATCCCCTCGGGGCATGAGTTTAGCAGTCTGATACTGGCCATATACAATGCGGATGGTCAGGGGAAGAACCTCCCCGATGTGGCTATCTGCGACAAGATCCGTTCACTACGCAAACCTATTCATCTACGCAGTTACATTTCGCTCAGCTGTACCAACTGCCCCGATGTGGTGCAGAGCCTTAACCTAATCACGCTCATAGCGGGTGAGGGGGTGACCCACGAGATGGTCGACGGAGCTCTCTACACGGAGGAAGCTAAGGAGCTAAGCATATCGGCCGTACCGACGGTCTACCTGGGAGATCAGGTGCTACATATAGGTAAGAGTTCGCTGGGTGAGCTACTCGGCAAGCTAGCCGAAGCTGTCGGAGTGGAGCCATCGTCCGTCACGGCAGAGCGCAAGGAGTACGACCAGATCGTCATCGGTGGTGGTCCTGCGGGTGCAGCTGCTGCACTATACTCTGCTCGCAAGGGACTGCACGTGGCACTTGTGGCAGACCGCATGGGTGGTCAGGTGAATGAGACAACGGCTATCGAAAACGTCCCCTCCGTGCTTCACACCACAGGGACGCAGCTTGCCGAAGATCTGCGCCAGCATGTGCTACACTACCAGGTAGAGATACTAGAGCAGAGACATGTCGAGCAGATCAAGCTTGTCGACACCCAGAAAGAGGTAGTCACCTCGCTCGGCGAGACGCTCGTGGCACCGCAAGTGATCATTGCCACTGGAGCCTCCTGGCGCAAGCTAGGTGTGCCAGGTGAGGCGGAGCATATTGGTCGCGGGGTAGCCTTCTGTCCGCACTGCGACGGGCCGTTCTTCAAGGGACAAGACATAGCGGTCGTGGGCGGTGGTAACTCAGGCATTGAGGCTGCTATCGACTTAGCGGGCATCTGCAAGCATGTGACCGTCTTGGAGTTTATGGAGAGCCTCAAGGCAGACACTGTACTGCAGGAACAGCTGGCTAAGCTACCGAACGTGACCGTCCACACGAACGTGGCAACGGAAGAGGTCATCGGCGACGGCAGCAAGGTGTCCGCACTGCGCATAGCTCCTCGTGACGGGAGTGCTCCCTTCGAACTCGCTGTCGCTGGGGTCTTTGTGCAGATCGGGCTCAAGGCTAATACGGATGTCTTCGATGGTCTGGTTGAGCGCAACCGCATGGGCGAGATCATCATCGACGACCACTGCCGCAGCTCCGTAGCGGGTATCTATGCCGCAGGCGACTGTGCCAGCATCCCCTACAAGCAGGTGGTGATCGCTATGGGCGAGGGTGCCAAGGCTGCTCTCTCGGCCTTCGACGATCGCATTCGCACGAAAGGATGA
- a CDS encoding glycosyltransferase family 4 protein translates to MRVLMYGWEFPPHISGGLGTASYGLTNGMAEQSDMDITFVVPKLYGDEDTSHITLVGADRTPIVYHDHSTDYLRSRLHNEAEVNYYQAAREHIYDDFRYRCPNDLGCLEFSGAYPDNLLEEINNYSIVAGVIARTVPCDIIHSHDWLTYPAGIHTKMVTGKPLVIHVHATDFDRSRGNVNPQVYAIERQGMDYADAIVCVSNLTRRTVIDKYGQSPDKVFTVHNAVEPLSPELLALPNEQHTGDKVITFLGRITMQKGPEYFVEAAHKVLQHTDGIRFVMAGNGDMMDKMIDLVARKRIADRFHFTGFLRGRQVYEMLRSSDVYVMPSVSEPFGISPLEAMQCGVPSIISKQSGCAEILRYAIKTDYWDVDAMADAMHALVSYPTLHQHLKQKGIEEVNNIVWSKAGLRLRAIYDRLV, encoded by the coding sequence ATGAGAGTATTGATGTACGGGTGGGAGTTTCCCCCACACATTTCAGGCGGGCTAGGCACGGCTAGCTACGGCTTGACCAATGGTATGGCCGAGCAGAGCGATATGGATATAACCTTTGTCGTGCCTAAGCTGTATGGCGATGAGGACACTTCGCACATAACGCTGGTTGGCGCTGACCGCACGCCGATTGTTTACCATGATCATAGTACCGACTACCTGCGCTCACGGCTACACAATGAGGCGGAGGTGAACTACTACCAAGCTGCTAGAGAGCATATCTACGATGACTTCCGCTATCGCTGTCCCAACGACTTGGGCTGTCTGGAGTTTAGCGGAGCTTACCCGGACAACCTGCTGGAGGAAATCAACAATTACTCGATCGTGGCGGGTGTCATAGCGCGAACAGTGCCATGCGACATCATTCACTCGCACGACTGGCTCACCTACCCAGCGGGGATCCATACGAAGATGGTGACGGGAAAGCCGCTGGTGATCCATGTGCATGCGACCGACTTCGACCGCAGTCGTGGCAATGTCAATCCGCAGGTCTATGCGATCGAGCGACAAGGGATGGACTACGCAGACGCTATCGTCTGTGTGAGCAACCTGACCCGACGTACCGTCATCGACAAGTATGGTCAGAGCCCCGACAAGGTCTTTACGGTCCACAACGCTGTCGAGCCGCTTAGTCCAGAGCTACTAGCCCTGCCCAATGAGCAGCATACGGGCGACAAAGTAATCACCTTCCTCGGGCGTATTACGATGCAAAAAGGGCCTGAGTACTTCGTCGAGGCAGCCCACAAGGTGCTACAGCATACCGACGGCATTCGCTTTGTGATGGCGGGCAACGGCGATATGATGGACAAGATGATCGACCTCGTGGCTCGCAAGCGTATAGCCGACCGCTTTCACTTCACAGGCTTCCTACGGGGGCGGCAGGTGTATGAGATGCTTCGCTCGAGCGATGTCTATGTGATGCCCTCGGTGTCGGAGCCTTTTGGCATCTCGCCGCTAGAGGCTATGCAGTGTGGCGTGCCGAGCATTATCTCCAAGCAGAGTGGCTGTGCCGAGATCCTGCGCTACGCGATCAAAACCGACTACTGGGACGTAGACGCTATGGCCGACGCTATGCACGCACTCGTCTCCTATCCGACCCTCCACCAGCATCTCAAGCAAAAGGGCATCGAAGAGGTCAACAACATCGTTTGGAGCAAAGCTGGACTGCGCCTCAGAGCTATCTATGACCGACTTGTATAA
- a CDS encoding glycogen debranching enzyme N-terminal domain-containing protein, producing the protein MSYLKFDRTTLSNLDRSLQLEHIRSNRGGAFNCTTLVGCNTRKYHGLLVVPLPHLSHHNHVLLSSLDATVIQHGAEFNLGVHLYGDGTVYPNGHKYIREYNIDKMPRTIYRVGGVVLQRESIFCHYKNQVIIKFTLLDSHSETTLRLRPVVAFRDVILLSHENETAHTTVYPVGTTGVRTCLYEGYPDLYMQVDAPSHWVDEGYWIKNLHYPKEQIRGYESCEDLYSPGYFEMELRNGESVYFTAQLEEVDVTTLPALFDSEVAHRKARVGLRSCLRNACSQFYYKPVSNRHYILAGFPWYGVRARDEMVALPGCSIYSDHPERFHNVMSTFIRSSINFIKQIALPLDMEGVRDPDVGLWAIRAIQLFLAEYPDDSHRSFYLDFVGRIIDYYLSDRHPILRIEPNGLLYAEGSGTPPVTWMDSTIAGQAVVPRRGYLVEVNGLWYNALCFYREARGEENFPEELAGVIERLGPAFEQTFVNPYGYLYDYVTKEGYRERAVRPDMLIAISLPFCPLSRAKQRQVLGIVTSELLTPKGIRSLSPRSEGYVEQCSGLQEQREHAYYNGSAWPWLLGAYTDAYLKINGRSGVTHLARLLGDIQDELQHHGISTLSELYDGNPPYDSHGGISFAMSCAEVLRALVTLERYNSEETPLANYLYYTTSNEERPTR; encoded by the coding sequence ATGAGTTATCTCAAGTTTGACCGCACGACACTCTCTAATCTAGACCGCTCGCTACAGCTGGAGCATATACGCTCGAACCGTGGGGGGGCCTTCAACTGTACGACCCTCGTGGGGTGCAACACGCGCAAGTATCACGGTCTGCTCGTGGTGCCACTGCCTCACCTGAGCCATCACAACCACGTCCTCCTCTCGTCGCTAGATGCTACAGTGATACAGCATGGGGCAGAGTTTAACCTCGGGGTGCATCTCTACGGTGATGGCACGGTCTATCCCAATGGACACAAGTACATACGAGAGTACAACATAGACAAGATGCCCCGCACGATATACCGTGTGGGTGGGGTGGTCCTACAGCGGGAGTCGATCTTCTGCCACTACAAGAATCAGGTGATTATCAAGTTCACGCTCCTCGACAGCCACAGCGAGACCACTCTGCGGTTGCGCCCTGTGGTCGCCTTTAGGGATGTGATCCTCCTATCGCATGAGAACGAGACCGCCCACACGACCGTCTACCCTGTCGGCACGACGGGTGTGCGGACCTGTCTCTATGAGGGTTACCCCGATTTATATATGCAGGTGGATGCCCCCTCGCATTGGGTCGATGAGGGCTACTGGATCAAGAATCTGCACTACCCTAAGGAGCAGATACGAGGGTACGAAAGCTGCGAAGACCTCTATTCGCCGGGCTACTTCGAGATGGAGCTACGCAATGGTGAGTCAGTCTACTTCACCGCACAGCTAGAGGAGGTAGACGTAACCACGTTGCCCGCACTCTTTGACTCAGAGGTGGCGCACCGCAAGGCGCGGGTGGGCCTACGGAGCTGTCTGCGCAATGCTTGTAGCCAGTTTTACTACAAGCCTGTCTCCAATCGGCACTATATCTTAGCGGGCTTCCCCTGGTATGGGGTGCGGGCGAGGGATGAAATGGTCGCTTTGCCTGGGTGCTCGATCTACAGCGATCACCCAGAGCGCTTTCACAATGTGATGAGCACCTTCATACGGAGCAGCATCAACTTCATCAAGCAGATAGCGCTCCCGCTAGATATGGAGGGGGTGCGCGACCCCGATGTGGGACTCTGGGCAATACGTGCTATACAGCTCTTCCTCGCTGAGTATCCAGACGATAGCCACCGCTCCTTCTACCTAGACTTCGTGGGGCGCATCATCGACTACTACCTGAGCGACCGCCACCCGATCCTGCGCATCGAGCCTAATGGACTGCTCTATGCCGAGGGTAGTGGCACGCCTCCAGTCACCTGGATGGACTCAACGATAGCGGGGCAAGCGGTCGTACCACGACGGGGCTATCTGGTGGAGGTGAACGGCTTGTGGTACAATGCGCTCTGTTTCTATCGTGAGGCACGTGGCGAAGAAAACTTTCCCGAGGAGCTGGCGGGTGTGATCGAACGCTTAGGACCGGCCTTCGAGCAGACCTTTGTCAATCCCTATGGCTACCTATATGACTACGTGACCAAGGAGGGGTATCGTGAGCGGGCTGTCCGACCCGATATGCTGATAGCTATCTCGCTACCGTTCTGTCCGCTGAGCCGTGCTAAGCAGCGACAAGTGCTAGGGATCGTAACCTCTGAGCTACTCACGCCAAAGGGGATTCGCTCGCTGAGCCCCCGCAGTGAGGGCTATGTGGAGCAGTGCAGCGGACTTCAGGAGCAGCGAGAGCATGCTTACTACAACGGCTCCGCTTGGCCGTGGTTACTGGGAGCCTACACGGATGCCTATCTGAAGATAAATGGTCGTAGCGGTGTGACCCACCTGGCGCGCTTGCTCGGGGATATACAGGATGAGCTACAGCATCACGGCATCTCGACACTGAGCGAGCTGTACGATGGCAACCCGCCCTACGATAGTCACGGCGGTATCTCCTTTGCGATGAGCTGCGCAGAGGTCTTGCGCGCCTTGGTGACCCTGGAGCGGTACAACAGTGAGGAGACCCCTCTAGCTAACTACCTATACTATACAACCAGCAACGAAGAGCGTCCTACAAGATGA
- a CDS encoding glycoside hydrolase family 57 protein, with the protein MIQIILHFYLHQPFRLKNYPFFNIGSDHYYYDDFANEEILRQVVDRSYRPALELIEQLIEAHPDFRVALTLSGSVLTQMELHTPDMIQLLKRLVKSGRIEILGEPISHGLCGLYDEEEYANQLRMYRTRISSLLGVAPVTLSNPELIYSDRIAQIAHSQGYKAIVTEGAKHLLAWKSPNYLYNATTDGVALLMRHAALSDAIAHDFARYDSPLYPYTTERFFATLEAEQGDYALVSLPLETLGSIWSRETGIFEFLRALPEQGSKRGFTFTTPQEVATHCTPQDTIQATYPVSRMGEERDTSLWTGNELQQCVIQKLEEWGERIRLSRDQRLLEDWINLQGSDHLFYMTTKLGGPGAFSPYETPYAAFTNYMNVLSDFLLRVSAEYPTSMGNEELSALLQTIENQNKKIAQLEDQLAK; encoded by the coding sequence ATGATACAGATTATACTTCACTTCTACCTACACCAACCGTTTAGGCTCAAGAACTACCCTTTCTTCAATATCGGTAGCGACCACTACTATTACGACGACTTTGCCAATGAGGAGATACTGCGTCAAGTGGTAGACCGCTCCTATAGACCCGCACTCGAACTGATCGAGCAATTGATCGAAGCGCATCCCGACTTTAGGGTTGCTCTCACACTCTCAGGCTCGGTGCTCACGCAGATGGAGCTGCACACACCGGACATGATTCAGCTGCTCAAGCGACTGGTCAAGAGCGGGCGCATAGAGATACTTGGCGAGCCGATCTCGCACGGACTCTGTGGACTGTACGATGAAGAGGAGTATGCGAACCAGCTGCGCATGTATCGCACCCGTATCAGTTCGCTCCTAGGCGTTGCTCCCGTGACGCTCTCCAATCCTGAGCTAATCTACAGCGACCGCATCGCACAGATAGCTCACAGCCAAGGTTACAAAGCAATCGTCACTGAGGGCGCCAAGCACCTCCTAGCGTGGAAGAGTCCCAACTACCTGTACAACGCTACGACCGATGGCGTAGCGCTCCTGATGCGTCACGCGGCGCTCTCCGATGCGATCGCTCACGACTTCGCACGGTACGACAGTCCACTCTATCCCTACACGACGGAGCGCTTCTTTGCGACGCTGGAGGCTGAGCAGGGCGACTATGCGCTGGTCTCTCTACCTCTGGAGACGCTTGGATCGATATGGAGCCGTGAGACTGGCATCTTTGAGTTCCTCCGCGCTCTTCCCGAGCAGGGTTCTAAGCGTGGCTTCACCTTTACAACGCCCCAAGAGGTTGCCACGCACTGCACCCCGCAAGACACGATACAGGCGACCTATCCAGTGAGTCGTATGGGCGAAGAGCGAGACACCTCGCTATGGACAGGCAATGAGCTGCAGCAATGCGTCATACAGAAGCTCGAGGAGTGGGGCGAGCGCATCCGTCTCTCACGAGACCAGCGACTACTGGAGGACTGGATCAACTTGCAGGGCTCCGACCACCTCTTCTACATGACCACTAAGTTGGGCGGTCCAGGCGCATTCTCGCCATACGAGACGCCTTACGCGGCTTTTACCAACTATATGAATGTCCTGAGCGACTTCCTCCTCCGTGTCTCTGCCGAGTACCCCACCTCTATGGGCAATGAGGAGCTCAGCGCACTCCTGCAGACGATCGAAAACCAAAACAAGAAGATAGCTCAGCTGGAGGATCAGCTGGCTAAATAG
- a CDS encoding lamin tail domain-containing protein yields MRLHWIWFALILGVLSSWPVMGQWQAHFADSVSLSSSVWQGTLDKFRCDPIRGLQLNDSKASGTTNYAYIKADVFLSKQMTWHGKVQLDYTPTKDNKVKLLLYCYEALTDGTFNYVVLNMKDNQYLRLSECNLSLESTGRVKIISTNEILAYNYFDEMRQGGGVVDFVIQYDPTAEARWSMWVRHRASDLYKYVGSAGDTPSTPSKYKQFSLLFACEYSKSRAQSSSLEFLDVYPSLVSPEDLSRERNVIPASQFYKEFRQRDPHTVEMLCSEPADLSEAIITVAPSWGKLTTATEGKSIYIRSEAAIPAGEYALSLRGVRTASATKVENAIYKIAIEYDQPQPRPDSMVLTFSEFMANPLSGASEYIELHNPTGQTLDASDYSVGMLRQGKVSTWYPLSSRPCPIPAGGYHAFTTSVEGITAFYEAPRDSLTQSKTLPQLANKGFTIELLRHADSTVVETFRYDPGLLGQRRNQRGVALERYFSPTGDKTQEQWGAATPQAHFATPGQRNSIQTAGSSPSETTHSEAPLPLYITEIMARPTVDGSEYIELYNPNDTTVKTDHLGLVIVRSGHPSKVYPLPPHPTGGIPPRGYLALTPSTHPLERLYYAKPDSLLLFPEMPQLPDSECAIRLVHLANDSIVEEVYYDIKTFPKALQKVQGVAQERIIPDKQSQDLSNWTAAEAWANYGTPGRQNSVYGRTATSDDSLDLPKRRTLLSLPQLARLVLQEISDGETRCTATLYAVAGYRLVQYDHAGTEALCRAIVERQSLAELLPATLTTRAILLVELRHPDRKRAYPLVSIIVN; encoded by the coding sequence ATGCGCCTTCACTGGATCTGGTTCGCTCTCATCTTAGGAGTGCTCAGCAGTTGGCCCGTCATGGGGCAGTGGCAGGCGCACTTTGCCGATAGCGTTTCGCTCTCTTCCTCCGTATGGCAGGGGACGCTCGACAAGTTTCGCTGCGATCCTATCAGAGGGCTACAGCTCAACGACAGCAAGGCTAGTGGCACGACCAACTATGCCTACATCAAGGCGGACGTTTTCCTCAGCAAGCAGATGACCTGGCATGGCAAGGTACAACTAGACTACACCCCGACCAAGGACAACAAAGTAAAGCTCCTCCTCTACTGCTACGAAGCTCTGACAGACGGCACCTTCAACTATGTGGTGCTCAACATGAAGGACAATCAATACTTGCGTCTCTCTGAGTGTAACCTTTCGCTAGAAAGCACTGGGCGGGTGAAGATCATCTCGACCAACGAAATCTTAGCCTACAACTACTTTGATGAGATGCGCCAAGGTGGCGGAGTCGTTGACTTTGTCATTCAGTATGATCCGACGGCTGAGGCTCGCTGGTCGATGTGGGTGCGGCACCGAGCGAGCGATCTCTACAAGTATGTGGGGAGTGCAGGAGATACGCCCTCGACTCCTAGCAAATACAAGCAATTTTCGCTCCTCTTCGCTTGCGAGTACAGCAAGTCTCGTGCACAGAGCAGTTCGCTAGAGTTCCTAGACGTTTACCCCTCATTGGTCTCTCCTGAGGATTTGAGTCGTGAGCGCAACGTGATACCAGCGAGCCAATTTTACAAAGAGTTTCGTCAGAGAGATCCGCACACGGTCGAGATGCTCTGCTCCGAGCCGGCCGACCTCTCGGAGGCAATCATTACTGTAGCTCCCTCGTGGGGCAAGCTCACCACCGCTACCGAGGGCAAAAGCATCTATATAAGGAGTGAGGCAGCAATTCCTGCGGGAGAGTATGCGCTCTCCTTACGCGGTGTACGGACTGCCAGCGCCACTAAGGTCGAGAATGCGATCTACAAGATAGCTATTGAGTATGACCAGCCGCAGCCTCGTCCAGATAGCATGGTGCTCACCTTCAGCGAATTTATGGCCAACCCGCTCTCGGGTGCCTCTGAGTATATCGAGCTGCACAACCCCACGGGTCAAACGCTCGATGCCAGTGACTACTCGGTCGGTATGCTGCGACAGGGCAAGGTGTCCACATGGTACCCGCTAAGTAGTCGTCCCTGTCCAATCCCTGCGGGCGGGTACCACGCCTTCACCACTTCGGTAGAGGGCATCACCGCCTTCTATGAGGCACCGCGCGACAGCCTGACGCAGAGCAAGACGCTGCCACAGCTCGCCAACAAAGGCTTCACCATCGAGTTACTACGTCATGCCGACTCAACGGTTGTAGAGACCTTTCGCTACGACCCGGGGCTCCTGGGTCAGCGACGCAATCAGCGTGGCGTAGCCCTCGAGCGATACTTCTCCCCCACGGGCGACAAGACTCAGGAACAGTGGGGCGCAGCCACCCCGCAGGCGCACTTCGCTACCCCGGGGCAGCGAAATAGCATACAGACCGCAGGCAGTTCGCCTAGTGAAACGACCCACAGCGAAGCTCCCCTACCGCTCTACATCACCGAGATCATGGCGCGTCCTACGGTCGACGGCTCCGAGTACATCGAGCTCTACAACCCCAACGACACCACGGTCAAGACGGACCACCTCGGACTGGTCATCGTACGGTCGGGGCACCCCTCCAAGGTCTATCCGCTCCCGCCTCACCCCACGGGTGGCATCCCCCCACGGGGCTACCTCGCACTCACTCCCAGCACGCATCCGCTCGAACGTCTGTACTATGCCAAGCCCGACAGCTTGCTTCTCTTCCCCGAGATGCCTCAGCTCCCTGATAGCGAGTGCGCTATACGGCTCGTACACTTGGCAAACGACAGCATCGTTGAGGAGGTTTACTACGATATCAAGACCTTTCCCAAGGCTCTGCAAAAGGTTCAAGGGGTAGCTCAGGAGCGCATCATCCCAGACAAACAGTCACAAGACTTGAGCAACTGGACGGCTGCTGAGGCGTGGGCTAACTACGGTACGCCAGGGCGGCAAAACAGTGTCTACGGACGCACCGCCACCTCTGACGACAGTCTAGACCTTCCGAAGCGACGCACGCTCCTATCGCTACCGCAGCTCGCCAGACTGGTACTCCAAGAGATCTCAGACGGTGAGACCCGCTGCACAGCAACGCTATACGCCGTGGCGGGCTATCGGCTGGTACAGTATGACCACGCCGGTACCGAGGCCCTCTGCCGAGCCATCGTAGAGCGGCAGAGCCTCGCGGAGCTCTTGCCTGCGACACTCACTACACGCGCTATCCTCCTCGTCGAGCTACGCCACCCCGACCGCAAGCGCGCCTACCCGCTCGTCAGCATTATTGTCAACTAA